Below is a genomic region from Rhodococcus sp. WMMA185.
GTCTATCCGTCCAGCAGCGAGGCACTCGAACGCTTCAGATTCGTGCCGCCCCAGGACTCTGCAGTACCCGCAGTTCGGCGTCACGTAGCTCAGACCTCGCTGTGCGAGGTGGAGGGCGGATGGTCGTGGAAGTTCGACCCCACTGTCTTCAACCGCAGCGGTAGCGATCATCTGCACGGATCAGACCCGCGCTGTCGCATCGCCTATTTCCGCGCCGAGAACGGCATCATCGACGACGCGATGATGGACAGCATGCGTCGCCGTTTCGGGCCCGCAGCCGTGGTGGCCGAGATCCCCGCCGCGGGACATCACGTGATGATCGACCAGCCGCTTGCCCTGGTCGCGGGTATCCGCACCGTTCTCGCGGCCTGGGACGCGGAAGATGCCGTGTCGGGGATGCCGGACTGAGTCAGGCTCCGGATCGGACCGTGGCGACGAACTGCTCGATCAGCGCCACGTCCTTCACACCCCGAGACGATTCGACGCCGCTCGATACGTCGACGCCCCACGCGCCGGTTTGTTCGATGGCCGTCCTCACGTTGCCCGGGTGAAGTCCGCCGGCAAGGATCCAGTCACCGGCGGGCCTACTCTGTCCGGTCCAGTCCCAAGGCACTCCGGCGCCGGCGGTCGCCCCGTCGACGAGAAGATGGTCTGCGCCGAGGTCGCCGGAACCGTCACCTGCGGTTATCGCTCGAATCACGCGGAGACCCGCCTCGTGTAGCCGGTTCACTTCATCGGCGGACTTCAGGTCGTGCACCTGAACCGTGCCCACACCTGCCGTTGAGGCAACCTCGATCACCTCGGCAACGGGAGCGCCCTTGAACACGCCCACCGCGACGGTGTCGTCCGTGGTGCGGCGGACCAGCGGCGCCGCATCCTGCGCGGATATCCGGCGGACGCTCTCGGCGAAGACGAAGCCCACTGCTTCGACGCCGAGGCGCACAGCGGCATCGACAGAGCTTTCGTCACGCAGACCGCAGACCTTGATGAATGTCACGGCACAACTTTAGTGGCAGCACCGAACCCGGCGACGATCGAGCGTGTCGAAGTTCTGAAGCCGAACCGCGGAACATGTTCTATATTTGCGCCAGGTTCGGTATTTGAGTCACACCCGGTATTTGCATGAATCCCCTTCATCAAGCCCATTGCCCAGGTGATTGGAGTGCACGGCATGTATGAGTGGTCCGACACCGATGTGATGTTCCGCGACGCGATTCGCGAGTTCATCGACAAGGAGATCCGACCGCACGTCGACCAGTTGGAGTCCGGCGCGATGCCGCCTTTCGACATCATCCGCAAACTTTTCACCACGTTCGGGCTGGACGAGATGGCCCGTGACGCGCTGGAGAAGTCGCTCGCCCGTGAGCGTGGCGAAGGCAAGGGCGACAAGGCGAAGCAGGACAAGTCCGGAGGACTCGGCGGAGCGGGGAGCATGGGCGTAGTCATGAACGCCGAACTGGCCGGCGTGAGCCTGGGACTCGTCGTTTCACTCGGTGTGAGCCTGGGGTTGACCGCCGGAACCATCCGCAGTCGCGGGACGCTGGCTCAGAAGGAGCGCTGGCTTCCCGGCCTGGTCACCTTCGAGAAAGTCGGCGCGTGGGCGATCACCGAACCAGATTCCGGTTCGGACGCATTCGGCGGCATGAAGTCCTACGTCCGGCGCGACGGGGAAGACTACATTCTCAACGGCCAGAAGACGTTCATCACCAACGGTCCATTTGCGGACGTCGTCATCGTTTATGCCAAGCTCGACGAGGGGGATACTTCCCTCGATCGCCGCGACCGCAAGGTCCTCGCCTTCGTTCTCGATGCCGGCATGGAGGGGTTCACCCAGGGGGCACCGTTCAAGAAGATGGGCATGAATTCCTCGCCCACCGGCGAGTTGTTCTTCGACAACGTGCGGATCACCCGAGACCGATTGCTGGGCGAGACCGAAGACGGCGGCAGTTCCGACGGGAAGTCCAGCGCCAAGGAGAATTTCGCCGCTGAACGAATCGGTATCGCGACGATGGCTCTCGGCATCATCAACGAGTGCCACCGACTGTGCATCGACTACGCGAAAACCCGCAAGACGTGGGGCAGGGAAATCGCGCAGTTCCAGCTCATCCAACTCAAACTCGCCGAGATGGAGGTGGCGCGGATCAACGTGCAGAACATGGTCTTCAATGCCATCGAGCGCACCGCGGCGGGTGATCAGGTGAGCCTGGCGGAGGCATCTGCGATGAAGCTCTATTCTTCGCGGGCTGCTACCGATGTTGCGATGGAAGCCGTCCAACTCTTCGGCGGCAACGGCTACATGACGGAGTATCGCGTGGAGCAACTCGCTCGCGACGCGAAGTCGCTGATGATCTACGCCGGCAGCAACGAGATTCAGGTAACGCATATCGCGAAGGGATTGCTGGCGAACTGAGAGCGCGGCTCACACGGACCCCAGCAGAGCGAGGACGGATATGGGGAGTAGGAGCAGCCATTGGGGCAGCCGAAACAGTCGTGTCCAGCCGTCGAAGGTCAGGGTTATCACGAGAAACACGCCTGAGTAGGCAGCAAAATACACCCCTATCAGTAGCCCCACGAGTTGCGTTCCCTCCGGCTGCGCCAGCCCGAGGAATATGAGGGCGGCTGCAGCGAGGACCAGGTCCGCGCTGACCAGGTGCCACACCGCGTGCATGGTGCGTTTGGGGACCTGGGCAAGGGCGGAGGCAAGCAGGGGTCGGACCGTATCGACGTGCCCGGCCGTCAGGTGAATTGCAGAGACGGCAGCCGCTGTGACGCCCGCGGCGATGAGCATGCCGTTCATCGGGCTCCGACCCCGCTTGTGACGACGTCGGCCAGTTGGTTGGCCAGTTCCGCGTGGACGGGCTCGCCCATCAATCCCACGTGGAAGAAGACCGCGCCGGCGAGTGTGTCGAGGATCAGCTCTACATCTACGTCATCGGTGAGTTCGCCGGACGCGACGGCGCGCTCGAAAATCTCGACCATTCGCTCCCTGGCCGGAGCCAGGAAAGTTGATCGCAGGCGCCCCCGTAGTACGGAATCGGCCGCAAAGTCGGCCAACAGGCCAGGCAGTGCGGCTGCGGCGGCCGGTGCAGAGAACTCGTCGACGAGGTCCTGGGTGAACTGGGTGATATCCCCGGCCAGGGTGCCAGTGTTGGGGACGGGTCCGACATCGGTTGTGGTGAACAGCGCCTCGTAGACCAGTTCCGGCTTGCCGGACCAACGGCGATAGATCGCGTCTTTGCCCACGCCGGCACGGGTGGCGATGGCACCGATCGAGGTACCCGCGTAGCCATGTTCGGTAATCAATTCCTCGGTGGTGCGGATGATGGCATCGTGCGTGCGCCTGTCACGTGGACGCCCCGGTGCGTGTTCTGCAGCAGTCATACTTTTACCTTACGGGTCGACCCGTTTTGAAATAAACCCCTGCCCAAGATTTCTGTTCGTCCTTCGCATCGAGCGCGCTCGTACCCGACGTGGAGGTGTCTGGGCTGGACGGTCGAGATCGTGGCAGTGTTCAGGATTCGCGGCCCTGCGATATCCACTGCGGATCCTGCGAACGCGCACCTTCGACGTGGTTTCGGACCGAGTTCAGCACGGCCATCTGGGCCTTGCTCAGTTCGATGTCGAGAGCACCGGCATTCTCGTCCACCCGTTCTGCGCGGCGGGTCCCGGGAATGGGCACGACCGGTATGCGGAACTCGGCGCCCTGTGCGTAGAGCCATGCCAGCGCAATCTGCGCGGGGGTGGCTCCGACTTTGTCTGCGACGGCTTTGACCGCGTCCATCGCGCCTAGATTCCGTTGCAGCGTGCCCTCCGCGAATCGTGGCAGTGTTCGGCGGAAATCGTTGGGCGCCAACGAGTCGACGTCGGTGACCGTTCCAGTGAGAAAGCCTCGCCCGAGTGGAGAATAGGGGACGAACCCGACCCCCAGCGCAGCCGCCGCGGGGACGACCTGCGTTTCGACGTCGCGGCTCCAGATGCTCCACTCCGACTGGACCGCGCTGATCGGATGCACGGCGTGCGCTGCTCCGAGTTCTTCGGCCGTCACCTCCGACAGTCCGAGATGGCGCACCTTGCCCGCCGTCACCAGTTCGGACATCGCGCCGACAGTTTCCTCGATGGGTACCGACATGTCACGGCGATGCATGTAGTAGAGATCGATCGTGTCGATCCCGAGTCGTTGCAAACTCGCGTCCGCCGCCTCGTGGACGTACGTACGGTCTCCTCGTATCGAGACGCCACCCTCGCGGAGTTTCCTGGTCTCGCCTTGAATTCCGAACTTGGTGGCAAGCGTGACGTCATCGCGTCGATCCTTTAGGAACCGAGCGAGCAATCGCTCATTGTCGCCGGCACCGTACACATCTGCGGTATCTATGAAGGTCACTCCGAGGTCCACCGTGTGGTGCAGTGTCGCAAGCGCCTTCTCGGAATCGATTCCGCCGTAGGGCGGTGCGAAAGCCATTGCTCCGAAACCCATGTTGGATACGGTGAGCGAACTACCGAGCATTGTGGTACCGATGGTAGCCATCATTCAACGGTACGACGTGGTAGGCCTGGAGTGCACTCCAAACCGCTGCCCGGCGGATTTATGAGGCATGAACAGTTGTGCTCGCAGGTTCGACTGCGGAAGCTGGAGAAGGTATCGATCTCACGTCCGGACTCATGTGAATCAACACGAACTCTGGAACGAAGGAATTGGAGTGACCAGATGACCCCGATTTCCACCATCGACCTTTCACTCTGGCGGGCAGGCGGCGAGTCCGCCGCCAATGTCGCCCGGGAAGTGGATGAAGGCCTCCAACGCGCCGGGTTTCTGCTGGTCCGCGAGCACGGAGTCCCACGCGAACTGGTCGCCGATGTGCGGGCCGCCGCGCGCAAGTTCTTCGCGCTCCCCGAAGAGGTGAAGGCTCAGTACTCGACGATCGTCGGCGGACGCGGCTGGATCCCGCCGGGTATGGAGGCGGACGGGTACGCCGAGGGCACCGAGACGCCCCCGGATCTCAAGGAGTCGTTTACCGCCGGGCCCGAGACGCCTGTCGGAGACCCCGTCGTCGATGACGTGTGGTTCGGCCCCAATGTGTGGCCTGCCGAAGTGGTGGAACTACGTGTTCTCCTCACCGCCTATACCGAGGCGGTGCGCAAGTTGTCCAACGAGCTCTTGGCGTTGCTCTCGACTGCGCTCGGGTTGCCCGGTAACTATTTCGAAGGGTGCACCGATCGGCCGACGTGGATGTTCAAGCTCAACCACTACCCACCGCTCGCGACGGTGGGTGAGCCCGAATCCGGTCAGTTCCGTATCGGGCCACACACCGATTTCGGCACCGTTACCGTTCTGGACCGGGAACCGGGCGAAGGCGGGCTCCAGGTATACACCGAAGAGGGAGGCTGGGAAGACGCGCCTTACGACCCGGAGGCTCTCACCGTCAACATTGGTGATCTCCTCGAATACTGGAGCGGAAGGCGCTGGCCGTCGGGTCGGCACCGAGTCCTGCCGCCTCAAGCCGGGGCTCCTGAGGAAGACCTCGTCTCGCTCATCTTCTTCTATGAACTCAACCACGACGCTCGGGTGACACCTCTCGCTCCGCCGATCGGAACCGTCGCCGGCCTCGAGCCCGTCATTTCAGCCGATTTCATCAAGTCGCGATTGGACAAGATCACGATGTAGGGCCTACGGACTCTCATAGTCGCGAAGACCCTCGTCGGTCAGTTCCAGCCAACGGGTGACGCCGAGATCGCTCAAGAACTGTCGATCGTGGCTCACCACGATCAGTGCTCCCCGGTAGCTGCGAAGCGCCTGTGCAAGGTGCGCGAGGCTCGGCAGGTCGAGGTTGTTGGTGGGTTCGTCCATCAGCAGTAGGCGAGGTGCCGGCTCGGCCAGCAGGATGGTCGCGAGTGCCGCCCGAAGTCGTTCCCCACCGGACAATGCGGATGCGCGCACATCGGAATCGTTGCCCCGGAACAGGAACCTGGCCAAGTGAGCGCGGATCTGTTGCGCGGACGCATGCGGTGCAGCAGCCGCGACGTTCTCGGCCACCGTCAGCGACTCGTCGAATACGTCGAGCCGTTGCGGCAGGGTCTTGAAAGGTACTCGAGGTCCGGCCGCGACAACAGTCTCGAGCAGCGTGGTCTTACCGACGCCATTGGGGCCGACTATGGCGATGCGCTCGGGGCCAGTGACATCGAACGAGACCGGATGCCCGCTCGGAAGGCATGCGTTTCGGACAGACACAACCTGCTGGCCGGAGTGCACCTCCGTATCCGGGAGGTCGATTCGCACCTCGCGGTCGTCGCGTAACGCGCTCTCCGCTTCGGTAAGCGTCTCCTTTGCTTCTTCGACCTTGCCGATATGGCTGCTGCGCAGCTTGCCCGCCGACTCCTGCGCCGTACGCTTCTGAAGTCTCATCGCAGCTCTCGGCGCACGCTTGTTTTCGAACATTTTCTGCCCGTAGCGTTTACGGCGGTCGAGCTTGATGCGGGCCTCGGCCAGTTCCCGCTTTTGCTTCTCCATATCGTTTCGCGCATCGCGCACCGCGGCCCTCGCGGCCTCCTGCTCGGCCTCGATCGTCTCGAGGTAGGTGCTGAAGTTGCCTCCGAACATGCGAATCTCGCCACCACGCAGTTCCGCGATGGAGTCCATCAAGTCGAGCAGGTCGCGGTCGTGGCTGACCACCAGCAGCGTGCCCGAGAACTGTTGCGCTACTTCGTAGAGTCTGCTCCGGGATTCGGCGTCGAGATTGTTCGTGGGCTCGTCGAGGAGGAGGATTTCCGGGTCCTTCAGCAACTGTGTGGTGAGGGATAGCAGCATGGTCTCGCCGCCGGACAGATTGCCAACGGTGCGATCGAGGTCGGATGCATTCCGCAGCACGCTCCCTAGGCCGAGTCGCCGAAGAGTGGACAGCGCGCGTTCCTCGATGTCCCAGTGGCCTTGGGCGACATCGAAATCAGCGGCCGTACCGCAACCGGACTCGATGCGGTGCAACGCCCCCCGGAGGTCGGCGATGCCCAGGATCCGGTCGATCCGCAGAGTCGGATCGAGTGTGATGTCCTGCGGAAGGTACGCCAGCTCGCCCCGGGCCGTCACCGACCCGCGGTCGGGGTGCAGGCGACCGGCGATCAACCGGAGCAGTGTGGACTTGCCTGAGCCGTTGAGGCCGACGAGGCCTGTACGCCCAGTACCGATGACAGCATCGAGGCTTTCGAAGACGGGTTCGCCGTCAGGCCAGGTGAACGTGAGATCGGAGAGAGATAGGTATGACTGGGCCATGGTGTACTCCAGAGGAAGGTGCGGATGAAGACTCGCGGACTACCTCTTCAGGAGCAATGGACCGTTCCTATCGACTCGTGTGCATGTTGGCAATGTCCACGGTAGGGCGCCACCGATATTTGCGCAATCGAATTAGATCTGGGGGCCGTCGGCTCGGAGTTCGTCGACCTTCGCCATCGCTTCGCGCAGTTCGGTCAGCCACTGCTCGCTGTGTTTGCCGGCCAGCCTCACGGTCCACATCAGAGCGTCCGATCGAGACCTCGCCACCCCGGCGTCGACGAGTGTGTCGAGAACCTTGCGTTCGGGTTGGCGGAGTCGGGTCATCACCGGGACGGCGAGGTGTGTGAACAGCGTGGTGCGTCCGTCGATGGTGACACCCCATGCCACCTTGCGTCCGTAGCGCAACTCAGCCTCGTCGGCGATCTGCATACGGGCCGCTCTGGTCGACTCGCGGAATCGGGCGATGCGGCCGTCTACTGCGGCCCTTGAACCTGATTCACCGGAACCCGATTCACTGGAACCAGAGTCACCGGAACCCGAGTCACCAGATTCGACGGGTGGCAACTCGCCGATCACCACGATCTCCTCGCGGTCAACCTCGATGGTGGCCGGTCCTGTGAACCAGTCGTCGGGTAGGCGGCCGCCGAACCAGTCGGCTGCGTCGCTTGCGTCGGGAACGTCTGCTTGCTGCCATCCGCCGGGCCGTCCGAAGCGGCGACCGCGGGGGCCGTGTGCGTTCTTCATGGCGTCCTCCTGAGAGCTTGTCGACACCTTGCAGTCTGGTGATATGAGCACCAACTTGGAGTACTAATTACATGATTACACCGTTTTCTCGTGGCGCGCCACTACGTCAGGCATGATCGAATCCGTGCGCACCTCAACCGTTCGTCACGCCGCCGCCCGTCCCGCCCGCAGCCGCAAGGTTGTGCCGGGGATAGTCGTACTCGCGACGGTGCTCTCTGCCTGCGGATTCTTCGGCCCCGACCAGCCCGACACCGTGGCACAGCAGTTCGCCGAAGCACTGAACAACGACGATGTGCAGGCCGCGGCAGACCTCACCACCGATCCGGATGCCGCTGCCGCCGCGATCACGGCGATGTACGACGGGCTCGGCAACACGGACGGGACATTCACCCGCACCGGCGCCGAGGAGTCAGATGGCGACGGAACCTTCACGATGGACGTGTCATGGCCCTTTGCGCCGGACCAGCAGTGGCAGTACAGCACCTCCGGTAACGCCACCAAGGAGGGCGACGACTGGAAGATCGTCTGGAACCCAGCAGTGCTCGCGCCCGGTCTGACCGACGACACAACCCTTCGCTACACGACCACATCCGGTACGCCCGCGAGAGTCCTCGCCGCTTCCGGCGATCCGATCCTCGAACAACAGGTGGTGACACTGGTCAATCTCGAACCGGGCGCGGACACCGCGGCGGTGGCCGCGCTACTGGCTCCCATCGAACCCACGATCACCGCGGCCTCGTTGCAGCAGCAGTTGGACGGCGCCGATGGCCAGGCGGTCACGGCCATCTCCTTGCGGGCCGAGGACATTGCGCCGATCGAGTCGCAGTTGCAGCAACTCGACTCAGTGACGCTGGTCCCGCAAGCCAGGCTGATCACGGTCGACAAGGCGCTGGCTTCTCCGACACTGTCCGACCTCGGTGACCTGTGGCAGCAGGGGCAGGATGAGTCGGCGGGCTGGGCGGTCCAACTGGTCGCGCAGGACGGGTCCGCCGAGACCATCGCCGGCGAGCCGGGCCCCGACGCGCCCGACATTGCAACGACCCTCGACCTGCCGATGCAAATGGCGGCAGAGAGGGCGCTCGCCAGTGTTCCGCAGCAGGCTGCAATCGTCGCGCTGCGGCCTTCGACCGGGGCTGTGTTGGCGGTGGCGCAGAACGCCCCCGCGGACGCGGTCGGCCCCATTGCGCTGACCGGTCTCTACCCGCCGGGGTCGACATTCAAGACGGTAACGACGTCGGCGGCACTGCAGGCAGGCGTCGTCGCACCCGACACGATCCTGCCCTGCCCCGGCACCGAGAACATCGATGGCAGGCAGATTCCCAACGACGACGAGTTCGATCTCGGCGACGTTCCGCTGCACACCGCCTTCGCCCACTCGTGCAACACCACCATGGGTCGGTTGGCTGCGGGGTTGCCGGCCGACGCACTCCAGAAGGCCGCTTTGCAATTCGGCTTGGGGGTCGACTACGTGACCCCCGGGTTGACGACCGTCACCGGAAGCGTGCCCGTCGCCGACAGTTCCGCCGCCCGAGTCGAATCCGGAATCGGGCAGGGCCAGGTGACCGCCTCGCCGTTCGGTATGGCAATGGTCGCCGCATCGATCGCGAACGGTTCGACTCCCTTGCCGATGCTCGTTCAAGGGCAGCCGGGTACCGCGGACCAGACACCTCCACCGGTGCCCGCGGACGTCACCGCCGACCTGCGAACAATGATGCGTGAGACTGTCACCGATGGAACTGCCACTGCGCTGCAGGATATTCCGGGGCTTCTCGGGAAGACCGGCACAGCGGAATCGGAGGGCGGCCCGGCCCATGGCTGGTTCGTCGGAATCAGGGACGACCTGGCGTTCGCAGTATTCATCGCCGGAGCCGACAGTTCGGCACCGGCCGTCGAGGCTGCGGGGCGCTTCTTGCGCTGAAGAGTAGCTGTGCAGGAGTAAGTTCCACTTCGTGACCGTGCTGGATCTCGGCTTTCTCGTCGTAGCGGGGTTCTTCGCGGGACTGGTCGGCTTTGTGACGGGCTTGGCCTCGATCGTGTCGTATCCTGCGCTGCTCGCCGTCGGTCTGTCCCCGGTGGCGGCGAACGTCACCAATACCGTTGCCATAGTTGCGGTCGGTGTCGGAGCACTCTCGAACTCGAGCAAGGAGATAGCCGACACCGGCCCCAAGGTGTGGCGTTGGGCGCTGTACTCGGCTGTGGGTGGAATTGTCGGTGCCGGGATCCTGCTGGCAGCCCCCGAGGGGTCGTTCGAGGCGATCGTGCCTTTCATGGTGGCGTTCGCAGCACTGGCGTTGCTGCTGCAACCGCGGATCCGCAACCTGGCGGGTGAACGTGACATGCCACGCACATACTCGGTGTCGTTGTTTGTCGTCGCGATCTACGGTGGGTACTTCGGCGCGGGCGCCGGTGTGATCTTCTTGGCGATCGCCCTGATCCTCACCTCGGAGACGATCTGGCGCGCGACGGTGCTGAAGAGTTTCCTGCTTGGCATCGCGAATCTGGTGGCGGCCATAGGATTCGCAGTGTTCGGCCCTGTCCATTGGGGAGCCGCCGCCGCGATGGCGATAGGCGCCCTGGCCGGTGGCTGGTGCGGGCCACCAGTCGTCAAACGGATACCGCCGTCCGTGCTCCGAGTCTCCATCGCGATGGCGGGATTCGGTCTGGCGCTCTGGCTGTGGGTGCGCTGAGTTCGTCAGGGAGTAGAGGAGACGCCTGAGTCGTCAGTGGACGCCCTTCATCAGTTGCTTGATCTTCGGAGCGGCGACGGCGATGATGACACCCACGGCGATGGATCCGAGTCCGACCGCCGTGAAGTACGGAACCTCGTTGTTCTCGTTGTAGTAGCCGGCGAGGGTGCCCGCCATGGCAGTTCCGAGTGCTATCGACAGGAAGAAGAGCGCTACCATCTGAGTGTGAAAGACCTTGGGCGCCAACTTGGTCGACAGTGACAGGCCGACCGGGGACAGCAGCAGTTCGGCGAACGTGAACAGCAGCAGGATGCCGGCCAGACCGAGCACCGGCGCGCTGTTGGCACCGCCGCCGGACATCGGGATGAACGCCAAGAAGGCGATACCCATGATGGTGGTACCGGCCGCGAACTTCATCGGGGTCGACGGCTGGCGGTGGCCCAGCTTGGTCCATGCTGTTGCGAAGATTCCCGCGAAGATGATGATGAAGACCGGGTTGAGCGACTGCACCCACGTTGGTGGGAATTCCCAGCCGAGCACGTTCCGGTTGAGTCGCTGATCGGCATACACCGCGACGGTGGTGAACTGCTGCTGGAACAGAGACCAGAACACCGCGCTGGCGATGAACATCGGGATGAACGCGTAGACGCGGCTGCGTTCCACGGCCGTGATCCGCTTGCTCGTCAGGATGACGAGGAAGTAGATGACGGTTGCCACGATCGTCAACCCGATGACGATGTTCGACAAATCGTCGGCGTTGATCACGCCGGCCAAGCTCAGCGCCACGACAAAGACCACCGCGGCGACGCCGATCAAGATCCACCGACTGCGCTGATCCCGTGGAAGCGGGTTCGGTGGGGTGGCGCCGATGCCGTGCAGCCGCTTGCGGCCGATCGTGTACTGGGCGAGTCCGAGGGCCATGCCGATCGCGGCGAGCGCGAAGCCGGCATGGAAGCCGATGGTGCTCTGAGCCCAGCCGGTGAGCAGAGGGCCGACCAGGGCACCGACGTTGATCCCCATGTAGAAGATGGAGAATCCCGCGTCGCGGCGGTCGTCGCCCTCCTCGTAGAGATCGCCGACGAGCGATGTTGCGGTGGCCTTCAAGCCTCCGCTGCCGAAGGCCACGCAGACGAGGCCGACGCCGACACCCCCGAGGCCGGGCAGTACTGCGAGGGCGATGTGGCCGAGCATGATCAGCCCACCGCTGTAGAACAGTGTGCGTTCGGAGCCGAGTATGCGGTCGGCAATCCAGGCGCCGAGGATGGTCGAGAGGTACACCGTGCCGCCGTAGGCGCCGACGATGCTGGTAGCCGTGGTCTGGGAGATCCCCAAGCCGCCATCGGCTACCGAGTAGTAGAGGTAGTAGAGCAGGATGCCCTGCATCCCGTAGAAGGAGAATCGCTCCCACATCTCGACGCCGAACAGGTTCGACAGGGCGAGCGGTTGGCCGAAAAAGCCGCGACTGGTTTTCTTCTCGTCCAGTTGCGGATCGAGTGTTTCACTCATGAGGAACCTGTCTCATATCGAGTCGGTGCCCGGCGCCGGCTATACGGTTTTGTCTACTTTCGTGTGGCGGCCGTCCTCGTGAGTGCTTTCGCGACGGCACGCCAGCCGAGGAGGAACACGGCGAGAACGGTTCCCGCCACGATGATGAAGCTTAGCGCCGTTCCCTGG
It encodes:
- a CDS encoding peptide MFS transporter — translated: MSETLDPQLDEKKTSRGFFGQPLALSNLFGVEMWERFSFYGMQGILLYYLYYSVADGGLGISQTTATSIVGAYGGTVYLSTILGAWIADRILGSERTLFYSGGLIMLGHIALAVLPGLGGVGVGLVCVAFGSGGLKATATSLVGDLYEEGDDRRDAGFSIFYMGINVGALVGPLLTGWAQSTIGFHAGFALAAIGMALGLAQYTIGRKRLHGIGATPPNPLPRDQRSRWILIGVAAVVFVVALSLAGVINADDLSNIVIGLTIVATVIYFLVILTSKRITAVERSRVYAFIPMFIASAVFWSLFQQQFTTVAVYADQRLNRNVLGWEFPPTWVQSLNPVFIIIFAGIFATAWTKLGHRQPSTPMKFAAGTTIMGIAFLAFIPMSGGGANSAPVLGLAGILLLFTFAELLLSPVGLSLSTKLAPKVFHTQMVALFFLSIALGTAMAGTLAGYYNENNEVPYFTAVGLGSIAVGVIIAVAAPKIKQLMKGVH